The proteins below come from a single Cannabis sativa cultivar Pink pepper isolate KNU-18-1 chromosome 3, ASM2916894v1, whole genome shotgun sequence genomic window:
- the LOC133036090 gene encoding uncharacterized protein LOC133036090, whose translation MCCICSMSTPGASSSKKKGVRGKYKGKNVEEELSKTQSAKLPIEVHAETGTPVGKNGKKFNNMAKWMTRMSIPINKFKWEDVSRADINALWDRLETKFILPRDNPTFVDYGEYEMSKGLRDWRADCKKKWIQNIEELGQERADMSPPEGVTQEVWTDCIAYWSTDKQKARAAKNKESRGKMKFLGGWGSKPIVSHVVEGANPDTGESQAAEQMVEIAATQPAPTCG comes from the exons atgtgTTGTATATGTAGTATGTCTACACCAGGTGCCAGCAGTTCGAAAAAGAAAGGCGTCAGAGGTAAATACAAGGGCAAGAATGTTGAGGAGGAGCTCTCCAAAACACAATCTGCCAAGTTACCGATTGAGGTGCACGCAGAGACTGGCACCCCCGTAGGCAAGAAcggaaaaaaattcaacaatatggccaaatggatgactcggatgtctatccccattaataaattcaaatgggaAGATGTCAGTAGAGCTGACATCAACGCACTGTGGGATAGACTTGAG ACCAAGTTTATCCTCCCACGAGATAACCCTACATTCGTAGACTACGGTGAGTACGAGATGTCAAAGGGTTTACGTGACTGGAGGGCAGACTGCAAGAAGAAGTGGATACAAAACATTGAGGAGCTTGGACAGGAGAGGGCCGACATGTCACCTCCTGAGGGAGTAACTCAAGAGGTGTGGACTGACTGCATCGCTTATTGGAGCACAGACAAACAAaag gcgagagcagcgaaaaataaagaaagtcggggtaagatgaaatttttaggaggctggggctccaagcccattgtttcacatgttgtcgaaggg GCTAACCCCGACACAGGAGAATCGCAAGCTGCG gagcaaatggttgaaataGCGGCAACTCAACCAGCGCCCACCTGCGGATGA